In one Pseudomonas sp. 31-12 genomic region, the following are encoded:
- a CDS encoding LytTR family DNA-binding domain-containing protein, producing the protein MNVLIVDDEPLARERLSRMVGELEGYNVLEPSATNGEEALALIDSHKPDIVLLDIGMPGLDGLQVAARLCERETPPAVVFCTGPDEFAVEALQASAVGYLVKPVRTEHLHDALKKAERPNRVQLAALTRPAAESGSGPRSHISARTRKGIELIPLGQVVYFIADHKYVTLRHEGGEVLLDEPLKALEDEFGDRFVRIHRNALVARERIERLQRTPLGHFQLFLKGLNGDALIVSRRHVAGVRKMMQQL; encoded by the coding sequence ATGAATGTCCTGATCGTTGATGACGAACCCCTAGCCCGCGAGCGCCTGAGCCGAATGGTTGGCGAACTCGAGGGATACAATGTCCTGGAGCCCAGCGCCACGAACGGCGAAGAGGCGTTAGCGCTGATCGACAGCCACAAGCCGGATATCGTGTTGCTCGATATCGGCATGCCAGGCCTTGATGGCCTGCAAGTGGCTGCCCGGTTGTGCGAACGCGAAACCCCGCCCGCCGTGGTGTTTTGCACCGGGCCCGATGAATTTGCCGTGGAAGCCCTGCAGGCCAGCGCCGTGGGCTATCTGGTGAAGCCTGTGCGAACTGAACATTTACATGATGCATTGAAGAAAGCCGAGCGGCCCAATCGCGTCCAGCTCGCCGCCCTGACCCGTCCCGCCGCCGAAAGCGGTAGCGGCCCACGCAGCCACATCAGTGCCCGAACACGTAAAGGCATTGAGCTGATCCCGCTGGGTCAGGTGGTCTACTTCATTGCCGACCACAAATACGTGACCTTGCGCCATGAAGGCGGCGAAGTGCTGCTGGATGAACCGCTCAAGGCCCTGGAAGATGAATTTGGCGACCGTTTCGTGCGTATCCACCGCAACGCTCTGGTCGCTCGCGAACGCATCGAACGCTTGCAACGCACGCCGCTGGGGCATTTTCAGCTTTTCCTCAAAGGCCTCAATGGCGATGCCCTGATCGTCAGCCGTCGCCACGTGGCCGGCGTGCGCAAAATGATGCAACAGCTTTAA